A region of Pyxidicoccus parkwaysis DNA encodes the following proteins:
- a CDS encoding serine/threonine-protein kinase, with protein sequence MPRCQTCGRRWEGSHAPCPPSPPPPGGDAPSAMPATLPVVPGYQVERVVAHGGFGVLLGAWRASDGKRVAIKVARSGNTLARAQLARESEALKLLGPPTVPALFESGTLSNGTRYLAMEFVALPTLAERLAKISGPLPVDELASRALAVVDTVAAVHARGLAHCDLKPEHLFFDEASGRVRVFDFGLVRGTSTEGMALPVGATPSDTSGFAGTAEYMAPEQCAGNLDVDARTDVYALGVLLYEMLTGRPPFFGATPDVLQAHLSLRPPPPSDFAPVPPALEEVVLRCLAKERARRPEDATALAALLRGAFEHAHRAAESSSAPRPVAPGEPRPAQVRRSVAVLFLTSRANPVSLQKALASYGGHMAFTDGPRIAAVFDPDVGENPVRRAMRAAEGLAERGLAPGALVDVSAVTVQRRPTGAPRYLGAIFSRDDHYPTGPDAHGLLLTPAAAEAVPEVPCMEVPGLRGLLRPAPPGAAPRPDITVLQLGSEVLVGREGELSSLLESARSAVGEAAPTIITVLSERGHGKSHLAATLARRLQALLPHARVFSTRSREPVQGDPDGTLRTLLRCALSAFERDDTDTEEQGHAAIQQRLGPTLASELWPGVAATLGWYAPGGPELQSWAAAPGALRSLAMRATGELLSANAREKPLCLIIDDAHFAEETALDALEYACLAEASVPLWVCVLARPGFEKSRPTWGTRAARQAKVSLPALPADQAQQLCRMLLKPVENVPAQAVERIVERAQHVPLYVVELVRGLKRQGLVRQRAPGGSWYLVTDGLEKVPELRLVEWLADRELGALPPSLAAHARLCALLGTDFTAATAEGVVRELERDGAAGGFPLDAGHATKRLLDSGLLVAHRQEGLSFRNELLREAVAATLPVTERQRIHHAAYRYYLGSAGSSERQRLPRLALHAAAAGLRDEAAALSIDLAESARGRHAFLDAEAMYTRALELLEPTDELRCLTALRGRGLMRIRIGRYDDSLADFAAARERARALDETRTEVELLLDEAMALDWTNDYARSETRALEAQGLASRVESPYVQARLLLALGRAQFRKGEWQEARMPLEAAAERARRLGDAGYETQVVAQLLLAVILPNLGDIDETDRVLTEVITACTERGDRFHLGSAINNRRNLWVARKDLASALKDQERFMHLGRELGMVGWEYFAEHNLGELHYQAGDVDAAAPHIARAIALERRHPEVAPRPWALLLQARAMAWTNRHARARELLAQVRQVLADGRHGVDLSPSEEVLFAMVELATRDATAEAWQALRERSAQVSVEQEPLEVLEMMGLAALRRGDLGEAARVLQEALENALHVPNLMEGRIRRSLERVRDITPAA encoded by the coding sequence GTGCCGCGTTGCCAGACATGCGGGCGGCGCTGGGAGGGTTCCCACGCCCCGTGCCCGCCGAGCCCGCCGCCTCCGGGGGGAGACGCGCCGTCCGCCATGCCCGCCACCCTGCCCGTCGTTCCGGGCTACCAGGTGGAGCGGGTGGTGGCGCACGGTGGCTTCGGCGTGCTGCTGGGCGCGTGGCGCGCGTCGGACGGCAAGCGCGTGGCCATCAAGGTGGCCCGCAGCGGCAATACGCTGGCCCGCGCGCAGCTCGCCCGCGAGTCCGAGGCCCTCAAGCTCCTGGGCCCGCCCACCGTGCCCGCGCTCTTCGAGTCCGGCACGCTGAGCAATGGCACGCGCTACCTCGCCATGGAGTTCGTGGCGCTGCCCACGCTGGCCGAGCGCCTGGCGAAAATCTCGGGTCCGCTGCCCGTGGACGAACTGGCCTCGCGCGCGCTCGCCGTGGTGGACACCGTGGCCGCCGTCCACGCGCGCGGGCTGGCCCACTGTGACTTGAAGCCGGAGCACCTCTTCTTCGACGAGGCCTCGGGCCGCGTGCGCGTCTTCGATTTCGGCCTCGTGCGAGGCACGTCCACGGAAGGCATGGCGCTGCCGGTGGGGGCCACGCCCAGCGACACCTCCGGCTTCGCGGGCACCGCCGAGTACATGGCGCCCGAGCAGTGCGCGGGCAACCTGGACGTGGACGCGCGCACGGACGTGTACGCGCTGGGCGTGCTGCTCTACGAGATGCTCACCGGCCGGCCGCCCTTCTTCGGCGCCACGCCGGACGTGCTCCAGGCCCACCTGTCGCTGCGGCCGCCGCCGCCCTCGGACTTCGCGCCGGTGCCGCCCGCGCTGGAGGAAGTCGTCCTGCGCTGTCTCGCCAAGGAGCGCGCACGCCGTCCGGAGGATGCCACCGCGCTGGCCGCGCTGCTGCGCGGCGCCTTCGAGCACGCGCACCGCGCCGCCGAGTCGTCGTCCGCTCCCCGGCCCGTGGCGCCCGGAGAACCGCGCCCCGCGCAGGTGCGCCGCTCCGTCGCCGTCCTCTTCCTCACCTCGCGCGCCAACCCCGTGTCGCTGCAGAAGGCGCTGGCCTCCTACGGCGGCCACATGGCCTTCACGGACGGGCCGCGCATCGCCGCCGTGTTCGACCCGGACGTGGGAGAGAATCCCGTGCGCCGCGCCATGCGTGCCGCCGAAGGACTGGCCGAGCGCGGGCTGGCCCCGGGCGCGCTGGTGGACGTGTCCGCCGTCACCGTGCAGCGCCGTCCCACCGGCGCGCCGCGCTACCTGGGCGCCATCTTCTCGCGCGATGACCACTACCCCACCGGGCCGGACGCGCACGGGCTGCTGCTGACGCCGGCCGCCGCGGAGGCGGTGCCGGAGGTGCCGTGCATGGAGGTGCCGGGCCTGCGCGGCCTGCTGCGCCCCGCGCCTCCGGGAGCGGCGCCTCGTCCGGACATCACCGTGCTCCAGTTGGGCAGCGAGGTGCTGGTGGGGCGCGAGGGAGAGCTGTCCTCGCTGCTGGAGAGCGCGCGCTCGGCGGTGGGCGAGGCCGCGCCCACCATCATCACCGTGCTCAGCGAGCGGGGCCACGGCAAGAGCCACCTCGCCGCCACGCTGGCGCGCAGGCTTCAAGCGCTGCTGCCGCACGCGCGGGTGTTCTCCACGCGCTCGCGCGAGCCGGTGCAGGGCGACCCGGACGGCACGCTGCGCACACTGCTGCGCTGCGCGCTGAGCGCCTTCGAGCGCGATGACACGGACACCGAGGAGCAGGGCCACGCGGCGATTCAGCAGCGGCTGGGCCCCACGCTGGCCTCGGAGCTCTGGCCCGGCGTGGCCGCCACGCTGGGCTGGTACGCGCCCGGCGGGCCGGAGCTGCAGAGCTGGGCGGCGGCCCCTGGCGCGCTGCGCTCGCTGGCCATGCGCGCCACGGGAGAGCTGCTCTCCGCCAACGCGCGCGAGAAGCCGCTGTGCCTCATCATCGACGACGCGCACTTCGCCGAGGAGACGGCGCTGGACGCGCTGGAGTACGCCTGCCTCGCGGAGGCCAGCGTGCCGCTGTGGGTGTGCGTGCTGGCGCGCCCGGGCTTCGAGAAGAGCCGGCCCACGTGGGGCACCCGCGCCGCGCGGCAGGCCAAGGTGTCCCTCCCCGCGCTGCCCGCCGACCAGGCCCAGCAGCTGTGCCGCATGCTGCTCAAGCCGGTGGAGAACGTGCCCGCGCAGGCGGTGGAGCGCATCGTCGAGCGCGCCCAGCACGTGCCCCTCTACGTGGTGGAGCTGGTGCGCGGCCTCAAGCGTCAGGGCCTGGTGCGCCAGCGCGCGCCGGGCGGAAGCTGGTACCTCGTCACGGACGGGCTGGAGAAGGTGCCGGAGCTGCGGCTGGTGGAGTGGCTCGCGGACCGGGAGTTGGGCGCGCTGCCTCCGTCGCTCGCGGCGCACGCGCGACTGTGCGCGCTGCTGGGCACGGACTTCACCGCCGCCACCGCCGAGGGCGTGGTGCGCGAGCTGGAGCGCGACGGCGCGGCGGGCGGCTTCCCGCTGGACGCGGGCCATGCCACGAAGCGGCTGTTGGACTCCGGCCTGCTGGTGGCGCACCGCCAGGAGGGGCTGAGCTTCCGCAACGAATTGCTGCGCGAGGCGGTGGCCGCCACCCTGCCCGTCACCGAGCGCCAGCGCATCCACCACGCTGCGTACCGCTACTACCTGGGCAGCGCGGGCTCCAGCGAGCGCCAGCGCCTGCCCCGCCTCGCGCTGCACGCCGCCGCCGCCGGGCTGCGGGACGAGGCCGCCGCGCTCTCCATCGATCTGGCCGAGTCCGCGCGCGGCCGGCACGCCTTCCTGGACGCGGAGGCCATGTACACGCGCGCGCTGGAGCTGCTGGAGCCGACGGACGAGTTGCGCTGCCTCACCGCGCTGCGCGGCCGGGGCCTCATGCGCATCCGCATCGGCCGGTATGACGACTCGCTGGCGGACTTCGCCGCCGCGCGCGAGCGGGCCCGCGCCCTGGACGAGACGCGCACGGAGGTGGAGCTGCTGCTGGACGAGGCCATGGCGCTGGACTGGACGAACGACTACGCGCGCAGCGAGACGCGCGCGCTGGAGGCCCAGGGCCTGGCGTCGCGCGTGGAGTCCCCCTATGTGCAGGCCCGGCTGCTGCTGGCGCTGGGCCGCGCGCAGTTCCGCAAGGGCGAGTGGCAGGAGGCGCGCATGCCGCTCGAGGCCGCCGCCGAGCGCGCGCGCCGGCTGGGCGACGCGGGCTACGAGACGCAGGTGGTGGCGCAACTGCTGCTCGCCGTCATCCTCCCCAACCTGGGCGACATCGACGAGACGGACCGGGTGCTCACGGAGGTCATCACCGCGTGCACCGAGCGCGGAGACCGCTTCCACCTGGGCAGCGCCATCAACAACCGCCGCAACCTCTGGGTGGCGCGGAAGGATTTGGCCAGCGCGCTGAAGGACCAGGAGCGCTTCATGCACCTGGGCCGCGAGCTGGGCATGGTGGGCTGGGAGTACTTCGCCGAGCACAACCTCGGCGAGCTGCACTACCAGGCCGGCGACGTGGACGCGGCCGCTCCGCACATCGCCCGCGCGATTGCCCTGGAGCGCCGGCACCCGGAGGTGGCGCCGCGCCCGTGGGCGCTGCTGCTGCAAGCGCGCGCCATGGCATGGACGAACCGGCACGCGCGCGCGCGGGAATTGCTGGCGCAGGTGCGGCAGGTGCTCGCGGATGGACGGCACGGCGTGGACCTGAGTCCCTCGGAGGAGGTGCTCTTCGCCATGGTGGAGCTGGCCACGCGCGACGCAACGGCGGAGGCGTGGCAGGCGCTGCGCGAGCGCTCCGCGCAGGTGTCCGTGGAGCAGGAGCCCCTGGAGGTGCTGGAGATGATGGGGCTGGCGGCGCTGCGCCGGGGCGACCTGGGCGAGGCCGCGCGCGTGCTCCAGGAGGCGCTGGAGAACGCCCTCCACGTGCCCAACCTCATGGAAGGGCGCATCCGCCGCTCGCTGGAGCGCGTGAGGGACATCACCCCCGCGGCGTGA